The genomic interval TTCACTTTGCACAAGTCCACAGGTGACACCGACGACAACCCGGACTTCCTATCGTTCGTCATACTCCCGCGTGCTGTGGACAAGTCCTTTCAACACTAGGGGGAACCTTTCGTGATGAGTACCAAAGTCGATCCGACCTACGACGCGCTGTGGAACCAGGTCCTCCAGATGGTTCAGGACAAGGTCTCCGGGCCCACCTACAGCACCTGGTTCGAGGACACCCACATCGTCCGAATCGATGAGTCGGAGCAAACGGTCTACATCTCCGCGCCCTCCACATTCGTACGCAACTGGCTGTCCGAACATTACACTTCCCTCGTCGAAACGCTGATGATGACCCTCATGGACCGCGAGTATCGGGTGCGATTTATCACAGAGGACGACGTGCAGGCCCCCGCCGTGATCGTTCGGCGCGCGCCCGAACCGGTGACAGCCGAAGAAGACACGGAGACCAACCTCAACCCCCGTTACACGTTTGACTCGTTCGTCATCGGCGCGGGCAACCGCTTTGCACACGCCGCGTGCCTCGCCGTTGCAGAGCGTCCTGCGAACGCGTACAACCCGCTCTTCATCTATGGCGGCGTGGGGCTTGGGAAGACGCACCTCATGCACGCCATCGGGCACTACGTGCGCCAACATTATCCGAATTTCAAAGTCAGTTACATATCCTCCGAGCGATTTACGAACGAGTTCATCGCGGCCATCCGCGACAAGAACCCCGACTCGTTCCGAGCTCGCTACCGCACCGTCGATGTGCTTTTGATTGACGACATTCAGTTCATCGCGAACAAGGAACAGACGCAGGAGGAGTTCTTCCATACCTTCAACAGTCTTCACGAGGTCGGAAAGCAAATCGTCATCTCGAGCGATCGCCCGCCTCGGGAGATTCCGACGCTTGAAGACCGGCTTCGTTCGCGTTTCGAATGGGGGCTCATCACCGACATCCAACCGCCCGATCTCGAGACGCGCATCGCCATCCTGCAGCGCAAGGCGAAAGCGGACGGCTTGGACGTTCCCGTCGACGTGCTCGCCTTCATCGCCAACCAAATCGACTCGAACATCCGGGAACTCGAGGGCGCGCTCACGCGAGTCATTGCGTACTCTTCGCTCGTGAAGGAAGATCTCAGCGTGGCCCTCGCCGAGGAAGCCTTGAAGGACCTCATCCACCCGAACCGCCCCCGCGCGGTGACGGTGAATCACGTCCAGAAAGTGGTGGCCGATCACTACGGTCTCAAGGTCGACGACCTGAAGGGCAAGAAGCGGACGCGGAATATCGCGTTCCCTCGCCAGATTGCGATGTATCTGACGCGCGAGCTGACGGATCTCTCGCTGCCCCGCATTGGAGAGGCCTTCGGCGGGCGAGATCACACGACGGTCATGCACGCCTGCGAACGGGTGCACGAGGAAATGATGAGGGACGACGAGCTGCGCGCCACCATCGAGCGGCTCAGCCAAGCGATAAGGACACTCACCTAAAACACAGGTTGTCCACAGGTGGACAGCGCAAATCAGCGGACTTATCCACAAAGTTGTCAACAGGCTGTGCATGAATGTTGCGGCGTGATTGAGGGGTTGTCCACATATCCACCGCGATGATCATGATCACGACGATGATCAGGATCCTTCCTTCTCCTCCTGTTGATCCTGACGCAACGCCCGCGATGACATCCAACGCCGCTCTGCACAGGGAAGGGAGTCGACGCATGGAATTCTCACTGCAAAAGCAGGCGCTCTCGAACGCCCTGCAGATTGTCTCCAAGGCCGTCGCCGTGCGAACCCCCAAACAGGTGCTGATGGGGATCCTCATCGAGGTTCACGAGGACGAGATCGTCGCAACCGCCTACGATCTCGAACTCGCGATTCAGACGCGCGTGCCGGTCGGCGAAGAAACCGGGCTCCGCGTCCATCAGACGGGCGCCATCGTCCTGCCCGCCCGATACTTCGGCGACATCGTCCGCAAACTCCCCGACACGGAGATTCATATGCGCGTCGATGCCAACTATATGACGGAGATCTCGGCGCAAAGCGTGGAATTTCACCTTCACGGCATCGACGCCGAGGAGTTCCCCGAGCTGCCGAACTTCATGGGCTATGAAAGCATGCAGATCCCTGCGAGCACGTTGGGGCGGCTCATTGAGTCGACCGTCTTCGCCGCGGCCACGTCGGAGGTCCGCCCTGTGTTGACCGGCGTGTCGATCACGTCGGATCCCACGCACCTCACGTTCATCGCCACCGACGGCCTGCGGCTCGCGCAGCACCGCGTGCCCCAGGCGGATCTGCCCGAGCGCCAGGTGGTGATCCCGGCGAAGTCGCTGTCAGAGCTGTCGAAGATCCTTCCCGAGGACGAGACGTCGGTGGAGATGGTGCTCACGCCGAGCCACGGGCTGTTTGTCATCGGCCCGACGCGGTTTTACACCCGGCTCTTGGAGGGCACGTATCCGGACACTTCGCGGCTGATTCCGCGCTCGGCGCGCACGCAGGTGGTGCTGGACGGAGACGCGTTTCTTCACGCCATCGATCGCGCCGCGCTCATTGCCCGCGACAAGGACAATCACATGGTCCGCCTCGAGGTGACGGGCGACACCCTGACAGTCACCTCGCACTCGCCGGAGGTCGGCAACGTCTCGGAGACCCTGCATGCCCTGCGCAAGGAGGGCGAAGATCTGCAGATCGCATTCAACGGGCGGTACGTGATCGAAGCCGTGCGCGCGCTCGACGCCGCCGAGATCGCGATTCGGTTCAACGGGGCGAATCAGGCCTTCGTCATCGAGCGAAGCGGCGATCCGTCCATGCTGCAGCTCATCTCGCCCATTCTCTGGAGGTCATGATGGACGTTCACATTCGCGGAGAGCACATCACATTGGGTCAACTGTTGAAAAAGGTGCAGATTGTGGCCTCGGGCGGAGAGGTCAAGTCGTTTCTGGCCGAAGGGCGGGTGCGCGTCAACGGCGCCATGGAGACGCGTCGCGGCAGGAAACTGCGCGATGGCGACGAGGTCGAGGTGGAAGGCGCGGTGTATCGCGTGGTGAGCGAGCCGGATGGACATCCGCCGCGTTGAACTCCACGACTTTCGCAACTATGCGAAGGCCGAGATCGAGTTGTCGCCAGGAGTGAACGTGCTCGTCGGCGAGAACGGCCAGGGAAAGACGAACGCCCTGGAAGCGATGCTGCTCATCGCCGTGGGCAAGTCGCACAGGGCTCATCGGGATCGCGATCTCATCCGCTGGGAACAGGACCGCGCGCGCATCCTGTTGGAGGCCTCGACGCGGTACGGAGACCGGCGCCTGACGTTGGAACTGGGGCCAGAGGGGCGCAGGGCGTTCGCCAACGGCGTTCAGGTGGGCCGGATGACCGAGTTTGTCGGCCAGGTGCAGGTGGTGCTCTTTGCGCCGGAGGACCTCGATCTCGTCAAGGGCAGTCCCCGCGTTCGGCGCAGGTTTCTCGACACGGAACTGGGACAGATGGAGCCCTTGTATCTCCACCACCTGAGCCTTTACAATCGCGCGCTCTTGCAGCGAAACCGCTGGCTGAAGACCGCACCGCTGTCTCCGGACGACGACGTGCTCGCCACGTTTGACCGACAGATTGCCTTTCACGGGGCGCACGTGATTCACCGGCGCCTCCGGTTTCTCGCGCGGTTGCGCGCATACGCCGCTCGCATCTACAGCGACATCGCGAGCGGCCGGGAAGAGTTTGCGCTCGCGTACCGAAGTTCGGTCTCCGGCGTCGAGGAAGGCATGAGCGTGGAGGAGATGGCAGACACCGTGCAACGCGCGCTCGAAAAAAACCGGGCGCAGGATCTGCGCTTTGGCACGACGAGCGCCGGCCCCCACCGGGACGACATCCTGCTCTTTCTCGACGGCCGGGAGGTGCACACGGCCGCCAGCCAGGGACAGCAGCGGACCATTGCGCTGTCGCTTCGGCTCGCCGAGATCGATTTCATGCACGAGGAGCTCGGCGAGTATCCCGTGCTGCTGCTCGACGACGTCCTGTCCGAACTCGACGATCTCCGCCAGCGCAACCTCGTGCTTGGGATGAGCCGCAAGGTGCAGACGGTCATCACCACGACCAGCCTCAATCGGCTCGGCCAGGAGCTGGACGATTTCCGGCTGTTCCGAGTTTGTTCTGGTATAATAGCCGAAGAACGTGTCTGAAGTGCGGAAAACTCGGCGATCCTGAGAGGATGGGCGCCGAGCCGCTTTTTGTTGTGTTCTGAGGCGGAGGGAACTTCTTTGGCGGATCGAATACCGGAACAGGTGTACGATGAGTCGCAAATTGAGGTCCTGGAAGGACTCCAGGCCGTGCGCAAGCGGCCTGGCATGTATATCGGCTCGACGAGCGCGAAGGGGCTGCACCACCTTGTGTGGGAGATTGTCGACAACGCGGTCGATGAAGCGCTCGCCGGGCGATGCACGCGGATCGTGGTGCAGGTCCACCCGGACAACAGCGTGACGGTCATAGACAACGGGGCCGGGTTTCCCGTGGGCATTCACCCGAAGACCGGAAGGCCCGCGGTCGAGACGGTCTTGACCACGCTGCACGCGGGCGGCAAGTTCGGCGGCAAAGGGTACAAGGTTTCGGGCGGCCTGCATGGCGTGGGTGCCTCCGTGGTGAACGCGCTCTCGGAGTGGATGCGCGTCGAAGTGCATCGCGACGGCCGCATTTATGTGCAGGAGTACGAGCGCGGCACGCCGCTGTACGACCTGAAGGTCATTGGCACGACGGACAAGACGGGGACGAAGGTCTCGTTCAAGCCGGATCCCGAGATCTTCACGGAGACGACGGTGTTCTCGGCGGAGACGCTCATGAACCGCCTGCGCGAGCTCGCCTTCCTCAACGCGGGCCTGGAGATTGTGTTCGAGGACGAGCGGGAGGGCGGCAAGCGGGCGGTCTTCAAGTACGACGGGGGCGTCGCGGAATTCGTCCGCTGGCTAAATCAGTCGAAGGACGTGCTGTTTGACGATCCCATCTACGTCTCCGCGGTGAAGGACGACGTCGCGGTCGAGATCGCCCTCCAATACAACGACGGCTATGCAGCAACGGTCTACTCGTTCGCGAACAACATCAACACGGCGGAGGGCGGCACGCACGAGGCCGGCTTCAAGAGCGCGCTGACGCGCGTGATCAACGACTACGCTCGGCGATACGGCTTCCTGAAGTCGAACGACAACAGCATGACCGGCGACGACGTCCGCGAGGGGCTGACCGCCGTGGTGAGCGTCAAGGTTCCTGAGCCGCAGTTCGAGGGCCAGACCAAGACGAAGCTCGGCAACAGCGAGGTCCGCGGCATCGTCGAGACGCTCTTCGCCGAGCGGATGCAGATGTTCCTCGAGGAGAACCCGTCCATCGCGCGGAAGATTGTGGAGAAGTGCATTCTCGCGGCGAGGGCGCGCGAGGCGGCAAGGCGCGCGCGCGAGTTGACGCGCAGCAAGAAGATGGACGTGACGAGCCTCCCCGGCAAGCTCACCGACTGCAGCTCGAAGGATCCGGAGCGGTCCGAGCTGTTTCTCGTCGAAGGAGATTCCGCAGGCGGATCGGCCAAGATGGGGCGAGATCCGCAGACGCAGGCCATTCTGCCGCTTCGCGGGAAGATCATCAACGTCGAAAAGGCGCGCTTGGACAAGGTGCTGGCGAACGAGGAGATTCGCGCCATCATCACCGCGTGCGGCACGGGCATCGGCGACGACTTCGATATTTCGAAGGCCCGCTATCACAAGATCGTCATCATGACGGATGCGGATCACGACGGGAGCCACATTCGCATTCTGTTGCTCACGCTCTTCTACCGGTTCATGCGGCCGCTCATCGACGCGGGCTACATCTACATCGCCCAGCCGCCGCTTTACAAGATCGAGAAGGGCAAAGTGGTGCGGTACGCCTATTCCGACGCCCAGCTCGAGCAGATCCTTCAGGAGATGGGCCGTGAGGGCGTGCGGCTGCAGCGGTACAAGGGGCTCGGCGAGATGAACGCCGACCAGCTCTGGGAGACGACGATGGATCCGGAGTCGCGCACGCTGCTCCGCGTCACGATGGAGGATGCGATGGATGCGGACATGATCTTCAGCATCCTCATGGGCGACAAGGTCGAGCCGCGGCGGGATTTCATCGCGGAACACGCGCGATTTGTCCGCAACTTGGACGTGTGACACGGACACACGGGCGACGCTTGGCCCGGGTGGAACCAGATGAGAGGTGGCATGCATGGCAGACGAGAGCAGCTCTCGCGGCATCTTGCCGGTGGATATCAGCCAGGAGCTGCGCAATTCGTTTCTTGATTACGCGATGAGCGTCATCGTCGCTCGGGCCATTCCGGACGTGCGCGACGGCCTGAAGCCTGTGCATCGGCGCATCCTGTACGCGATGTACGAGGCAGGCATGACGCCGGACAAGCCGTACAAGAAGTCGTCGCGCATCGTCGGCGACGTGCTGGGTAAGTTCCACCCGCACGGCGACGCCGCGGTGTACGAGGCCTTGGTGCGGCTGGCGCAGGATTTTTCCACGCGTTATCCGCTCATCGACGGGCACGGAAACTTCGGATCCATCGACGGCGATGCGGCCGCGGCGATGAGGTACACCGAGTCGCGCATGTCCGCCATCGCGCTTGAACTCCTGCGGGACATCAACAAGGAGACGGTCGATTTCATTCCCAACTACGACGAGCAGGAAGAAGAGCCCGTCGTCCTGCCGTCCCGCTTCCCGAACCTTCTCGTCAACGGATCGAGCGGTATCGCCGTCGGCATGGCGACGAACATCCCGCCGCACAACCTGCGCGAGGTGATCGACGGCGTCGTCATGCTGATCGACCATCCGGACGCGACGCTCGACGACCTGATGACGGTCATCAAGGGTCCGGACTTTCCGACGGGCGGCGTCATCTTAGGCCGCGAGGGCATTCGAAAGGCCTACGAAACGGGCCGCGGTTCCATCACGGTGCGCGCGGTCACGCACTTCGAGGAGCTTTCCGGCGGCAAGACGCGCATCGTGGTGACGGAGATCCCGTATCAGCAGAACAAGGCGCGCATCGTGGAGAAGATCGCGGAACTCGCGCGCGAGAAGAAGATCGACGGCATCACGGATCTCCGCGACGAGAGCGATCGGCGCGGCATGCGCGTCGTGATCGAGCTGCGCCGCGACGTGCGCCCGCAGGTGGTGCTGAACAACCTGTTCAAGCACACGGCCCTGCAGACGAGCTTCGGCGTCATCAATTTGGCGCTCGTGAACGGCGAGCCGAAGGTGCTCACGCTTCGCGAGACGCTCGAACACTATCTGAATCATCAGCGAGACGTCGTTCGCCGCAGGACGCAGTACGATCTCGCCAAAGCCGAGGCGCGCGCCCACATCCTGGAGGGCCTGCGTATCGCACTCGATCACCTGGACGAGGTCATCTCGCTCATCCGAAGCTCACGCACCGTCGACGAGGCGCGCCAGGGGCTCATCTCGACGTTCGGGCTGTCGGAGGAGCAGGCCCAGGCCATCCTGGACATGCGCCTGCAGCGGCTGACGGGCCTCGAGCGGGAGAAGATTGAGGCGGAGTATCAGGAGTTGCAGCAGCGCATCGCCGAGCTCAAAGCCATCCTCGCCGATCCGAAGCTCTTGGACGGCGTGATCCGGCAGGAGATCCTGGAGATCAAGGAGCGGTTCGGCGACGAGCGGCGCACGCGGATCGTGAACGCCGAGGGCGAGATCAGCGAAGAGGATCTCATCCCGGTGCACGACGTCGTGATCGCCATCACCCACCGCGGCTACATTAAGCGGCTGCCGCTCTCCACGTACCACAGTCAGCGCCGCGGCGGGCGGGGGATGACGCTCATCAACGCGCACGAGGAAGACTTCGTGACCGGGCTGCACGTGACGTCGACGCACGACTACTTGCTCTTCTTCACGAACCGCGGCCGCATGTACGCCATCAAGGCCTACGACGTGCCCGAGTTCGGCCGGCAGGCGCGCGGAACGCCCATCGTGAACCTGCTCAACATCGAGCAGGGCGAGAAGGTCACCGCGATGATCCCGGTGAAGTCGCTCGATCCGGCCGAGATCGGCGATACGTACCTGTTTTTCGCCACGCGCCAGGGCATCGTGAAGAAGACGCCGCTCGCCGAGTACTCGAACGTGCGCAAGAACGGGCTCATCGCCATCAACCTTCGCGACGACGACGACCTCGTCGGCGTGAAGCTGACGGACGGCACGAAGGAGATCATGATGGTCACGCGCAACGGGCTCGCCATCCGCTTCCCGGAGACCGATGTGCGCCCGATGGGCCGCGCCGCGACCGGGGTCAAGGGCATCTCGCTCAGCGAAGGCGACGAAGTCATTGCGATGGATGTGGCGGAGGACGATCACGACGTGCTCGTCGTCACGTCCCGCGGCTACGGCAAGCGCACGCCGGTGAGCGAGTATCGCGCGCAGTCGCGCGGCGGCAAGGGCATCAAGACGCTCAACTGCACGCCGAAGAACGGGCATGCCATCGAGATGTGCATGGTGACGGAAGACGACGACGTGATGATCGTGACGCAGGCCGGCGTGGCCATCCGCATCCACGTGCGCGACGTGTCCACCCTGAGCCGGAACACGCAGGGCGTGCGGCTCATCAACGTCGACGAAGGCGTCGAGGTGGCCTCCGTCAGCCGCGTGGTCAAGGATGACGACGAGGATTCGGAGCCGTGATCGCATGGGGCGCGCTTGGATGGAGGCGCGCCCGTCTGTTACGATGCGAGTGAGGAGGCGGTGTCGGTGCAGAACGCGTTTTGGGACTTTGTCGTGCACACGAGCGCGATGTTTCTCGCCTTCGCGACGTTTGTCGGGCTTTGCTTCATCGTGGTGAACGCGATCGTCAAAGAGAAGTAAGGCCGTGAGGCGCTGGTCGAGACGAGGAGAGTGACCGCATGTTTCGAAGGCTGACAGCGTCCGATCACGACCGCGTCGTTGCCTACTTGTCGAAACGGCCGGCGCTTCACACGTTTCTCACGGGAGACATCGAGCGGTACGGCTACGACGCGCCCTTTCAAGAGGTGTACGGGTACCTGTCCGACGGGCGTGTGACCGCGGTCTTGCTGCGTTTCTACGGAAGCTACATCTTTTCGACCGAGGGCCCCGAAGGCGTGGAAGACGTGGTCCGCATGCTGCAGTCCAACACGGCGTGGTCGATGGTGCAGGGAGACTCCGTGTCGCTCAGCCTTCTCCAGGACGTGGGCGGATTCCAACCGCGGCAGGTTCGGGAGTTTGCCTTTGCCGAACGTCCGCCGCACGCGCCGAGGCCTTTTGTCGACACGGCGGGGGTCTATCAAGCGACGGTCGATCACGTCGGGCAACTGTGGCAGCTGCGAAAGAGCATCGCGGAGTTCGCGAACAGCAACACGACGGAGTTGTCGCTTCGCCAATCGTTTGAGTCCGGCGACACGCTGTGCTTCTACGTCCCGGGAGAGCGCGGCGAGATGGCGGCCTCGGCGAGCGCGGTCGCCGAGAATACGTGGACGGCGATGGTCGTCGGCGTCTGCACGCGCCCTCTGTACCGGGGACTTGGGTATGCCACGCGGTGTGTGGCAAAGCTGTGCGACGTCTTTGACGAGCGCGGGAAGACGCT from Alicyclobacillus acidocaldarius subsp. acidocaldarius DSM 446 carries:
- the dnaA gene encoding chromosomal replication initiator protein DnaA, whose product is MMSTKVDPTYDALWNQVLQMVQDKVSGPTYSTWFEDTHIVRIDESEQTVYISAPSTFVRNWLSEHYTSLVETLMMTLMDREYRVRFITEDDVQAPAVIVRRAPEPVTAEEDTETNLNPRYTFDSFVIGAGNRFAHAACLAVAERPANAYNPLFIYGGVGLGKTHLMHAIGHYVRQHYPNFKVSYISSERFTNEFIAAIRDKNPDSFRARYRTVDVLLIDDIQFIANKEQTQEEFFHTFNSLHEVGKQIVISSDRPPREIPTLEDRLRSRFEWGLITDIQPPDLETRIAILQRKAKADGLDVPVDVLAFIANQIDSNIRELEGALTRVIAYSSLVKEDLSVALAEEALKDLIHPNRPRAVTVNHVQKVVADHYGLKVDDLKGKKRTRNIAFPRQIAMYLTRELTDLSLPRIGEAFGGRDHTTVMHACERVHEEMMRDDELRATIERLSQAIRTLT
- the yaaA gene encoding S4 domain-containing protein YaaA; this translates as MDVHIRGEHITLGQLLKKVQIVASGGEVKSFLAEGRVRVNGAMETRRGRKLRDGDEVEVEGAVYRVVSEPDGHPPR
- the recF gene encoding DNA replication/repair protein RecF (All proteins in this family for which functions are known are DNA-binding proteins that assist the filamentation of RecA onto DNA for the initiation of recombination or recombinational repair.) is translated as MDIRRVELHDFRNYAKAEIELSPGVNVLVGENGQGKTNALEAMLLIAVGKSHRAHRDRDLIRWEQDRARILLEASTRYGDRRLTLELGPEGRRAFANGVQVGRMTEFVGQVQVVLFAPEDLDLVKGSPRVRRRFLDTELGQMEPLYLHHLSLYNRALLQRNRWLKTAPLSPDDDVLATFDRQIAFHGAHVIHRRLRFLARLRAYAARIYSDIASGREEFALAYRSSVSGVEEGMSVEEMADTVQRALEKNRAQDLRFGTTSAGPHRDDILLFLDGREVHTAASQGQQRTIALSLRLAEIDFMHEELGEYPVLLLDDVLSELDDLRQRNLVLGMSRKVQTVITTTSLNRLGQELDDFRLFRVCSGIIAEERV
- the dnaN gene encoding DNA polymerase III subunit beta, with amino-acid sequence MEFSLQKQALSNALQIVSKAVAVRTPKQVLMGILIEVHEDEIVATAYDLELAIQTRVPVGEETGLRVHQTGAIVLPARYFGDIVRKLPDTEIHMRVDANYMTEISAQSVEFHLHGIDAEEFPELPNFMGYESMQIPASTLGRLIESTVFAAATSEVRPVLTGVSITSDPTHLTFIATDGLRLAQHRVPQADLPERQVVIPAKSLSELSKILPEDETSVEMVLTPSHGLFVIGPTRFYTRLLEGTYPDTSRLIPRSARTQVVLDGDAFLHAIDRAALIARDKDNHMVRLEVTGDTLTVTSHSPEVGNVSETLHALRKEGEDLQIAFNGRYVIEAVRALDAAEIAIRFNGANQAFVIERSGDPSMLQLISPILWRS
- the gyrA gene encoding DNA gyrase subunit A, with the translated sequence MADESSSRGILPVDISQELRNSFLDYAMSVIVARAIPDVRDGLKPVHRRILYAMYEAGMTPDKPYKKSSRIVGDVLGKFHPHGDAAVYEALVRLAQDFSTRYPLIDGHGNFGSIDGDAAAAMRYTESRMSAIALELLRDINKETVDFIPNYDEQEEEPVVLPSRFPNLLVNGSSGIAVGMATNIPPHNLREVIDGVVMLIDHPDATLDDLMTVIKGPDFPTGGVILGREGIRKAYETGRGSITVRAVTHFEELSGGKTRIVVTEIPYQQNKARIVEKIAELAREKKIDGITDLRDESDRRGMRVVIELRRDVRPQVVLNNLFKHTALQTSFGVINLALVNGEPKVLTLRETLEHYLNHQRDVVRRRTQYDLAKAEARAHILEGLRIALDHLDEVISLIRSSRTVDEARQGLISTFGLSEEQAQAILDMRLQRLTGLEREKIEAEYQELQQRIAELKAILADPKLLDGVIRQEILEIKERFGDERRTRIVNAEGEISEEDLIPVHDVVIAITHRGYIKRLPLSTYHSQRRGGRGMTLINAHEEDFVTGLHVTSTHDYLLFFTNRGRMYAIKAYDVPEFGRQARGTPIVNLLNIEQGEKVTAMIPVKSLDPAEIGDTYLFFATRQGIVKKTPLAEYSNVRKNGLIAINLRDDDDLVGVKLTDGTKEIMMVTRNGLAIRFPETDVRPMGRAATGVKGISLSEGDEVIAMDVAEDDHDVLVVTSRGYGKRTPVSEYRAQSRGGKGIKTLNCTPKNGHAIEMCMVTEDDDVMIVTQAGVAIRIHVRDVSTLSRNTQGVRLINVDEGVEVASVSRVVKDDDEDSEP
- a CDS encoding GNAT family N-acetyltransferase; this translates as MFRRLTASDHDRVVAYLSKRPALHTFLTGDIERYGYDAPFQEVYGYLSDGRVTAVLLRFYGSYIFSTEGPEGVEDVVRMLQSNTAWSMVQGDSVSLSLLQDVGGFQPRQVREFAFAERPPHAPRPFVDTAGVYQATVDHVGQLWQLRKSIAEFANSNTTELSLRQSFESGDTLCFYVPGERGEMAASASAVAENTWTAMVVGVCTRPLYRGLGYATRCVAKLCDVFDERGKTLCLYYDNPNAGGIYRRLGFAVTSGWTQFFR
- the gyrB gene encoding DNA topoisomerase (ATP-hydrolyzing) subunit B — encoded protein: MADRIPEQVYDESQIEVLEGLQAVRKRPGMYIGSTSAKGLHHLVWEIVDNAVDEALAGRCTRIVVQVHPDNSVTVIDNGAGFPVGIHPKTGRPAVETVLTTLHAGGKFGGKGYKVSGGLHGVGASVVNALSEWMRVEVHRDGRIYVQEYERGTPLYDLKVIGTTDKTGTKVSFKPDPEIFTETTVFSAETLMNRLRELAFLNAGLEIVFEDEREGGKRAVFKYDGGVAEFVRWLNQSKDVLFDDPIYVSAVKDDVAVEIALQYNDGYAATVYSFANNINTAEGGTHEAGFKSALTRVINDYARRYGFLKSNDNSMTGDDVREGLTAVVSVKVPEPQFEGQTKTKLGNSEVRGIVETLFAERMQMFLEENPSIARKIVEKCILAARAREAARRARELTRSKKMDVTSLPGKLTDCSSKDPERSELFLVEGDSAGGSAKMGRDPQTQAILPLRGKIINVEKARLDKVLANEEIRAIITACGTGIGDDFDISKARYHKIVIMTDADHDGSHIRILLLTLFYRFMRPLIDAGYIYIAQPPLYKIEKGKVVRYAYSDAQLEQILQEMGREGVRLQRYKGLGEMNADQLWETTMDPESRTLLRVTMEDAMDADMIFSILMGDKVEPRRDFIAEHARFVRNLDV